The following proteins are co-located in the Chryseobacterium daecheongense genome:
- a CDS encoding HmuY family protein yields the protein MKYLKIFSFLFIIAAVQSCLSADEDPVQVPKMTGSEVSADVGGPTEANQVWIDLSDAKNHTINKRTDWDLGFYTGDEYRVILNGSIAMAVAKIPNATNINTVKESDVADLKEKVQVGTFDAANMKYVDNPDGNFLNQSSAIEPIKENDADNPVYLVNLGRNLADPNSNIAAGSVSLSSDPRGWKKIQILRAPNGYKLRYADINATTYQEYMITKDTEYNFNFFNLKTGAPATIQPKKKNWDLAFTTFTNEVFMGPGNSAGSYFYADFIITNTASGVGAYQVTASGNLDQAYNSFKLSNVDQAKLVSTDQRAIGDKWRTTTGTSEVPGAFVYADRFFVLKDAEGFYFKLRFNKMKDPQGNRGHASFEFEPL from the coding sequence ATGAAGTATTTAAAGATATTTTCATTTCTATTCATTATTGCTGCTGTACAGTCTTGTCTTTCAGCTGATGAAGATCCTGTTCAGGTTCCCAAGATGACAGGTTCTGAAGTAAGCGCCGATGTAGGCGGACCCACAGAAGCCAATCAGGTTTGGATCGACTTAAGTGATGCAAAAAATCATACGATCAATAAAAGGACAGACTGGGATCTTGGATTTTATACAGGAGATGAATATAGGGTAATTTTAAACGGGTCTATTGCAATGGCTGTTGCGAAAATTCCTAATGCTACGAACATCAATACTGTAAAAGAATCTGATGTAGCCGATCTGAAAGAAAAAGTTCAGGTAGGTACATTTGATGCTGCTAATATGAAGTATGTGGATAATCCTGATGGTAATTTTTTAAACCAGTCTTCAGCGATAGAGCCTATCAAAGAGAACGATGCTGACAATCCTGTTTATTTGGTTAACCTGGGGCGAAATTTAGCAGATCCAAACTCTAATATTGCTGCAGGATCTGTTTCATTATCATCCGATCCCAGAGGATGGAAAAAAATTCAGATTTTAAGAGCTCCTAACGGATATAAACTAAGATATGCCGACATCAATGCAACTACCTACCAGGAGTATATGATAACAAAAGATACAGAATACAATTTTAATTTCTTCAATCTTAAAACGGGTGCTCCAGCTACAATCCAGCCAAAGAAAAAGAATTGGGATTTAGCCTTTACCACATTTACCAATGAAGTTTTTATGGGCCCGGGAAATAGCGCAGGAAGCTATTTTTATGCTGATTTCATAATCACCAATACGGCCAGTGGAGTGGGTGCGTATCAGGTAACGGCTTCCGGAAACCTGGATCAGGCCTATAACTCATTTAAGTTAAGCAATGTAGATCAGGCGAAGCTTGTATCTACTGATCAAAGAGCAATTGGGGATAAATGGAGAACGACTACCGGAACAAGCGAAGTGCCGGGAGCATTCGTGTACGCTGACCGTTTCTTTGTATTAAAAGATGCTGAGGGCTTTTACTTCAAGCTTAGATTTAATAAAATGAAAGATCCTCAGGGAAATCGGGGGCATGCCAGTTTTGAATTTGAACCTTTATAA
- a CDS encoding ABC transporter substrate-binding protein, whose protein sequence is MKKIILVASILLAVASCKKAESAKQENTAETNASQTPKTNNKIVTLNGGITEIVSALGHEKEIVGTDVTSTYPETLKATAKDLGHVRSMTIEPIMAVNPTLILASDKDINPELLGKIKSSGIKTEIFKQEYSVEGTKKLIEQVAKAIGNTDYQKLNDKIDADLKQVQPIAKKPKVLFIYARGNMLMVSGTKTPMDALIGLAGGQNAVTEFEDFKPLTPEAVVKANPDVLFFFSSGLQGAGGNEGALKMPGVSQTNAGKNKKIIAMDGGLVSGFGPRLGEAAVGLNKLLIENTK, encoded by the coding sequence ATGAAAAAGATAATTTTAGTAGCATCAATCCTTCTAGCAGTAGCTTCCTGCAAAAAAGCCGAAAGCGCAAAACAGGAAAATACAGCAGAAACAAATGCCTCACAAACGCCGAAAACAAATAATAAAATTGTGACCTTAAATGGAGGCATCACAGAAATAGTGAGTGCTTTAGGTCATGAAAAAGAAATTGTAGGAACTGATGTTACCAGTACCTATCCTGAAACTTTAAAAGCAACAGCTAAAGATCTGGGACATGTAAGATCAATGACCATTGAGCCGATTATGGCCGTAAATCCTACATTAATTTTAGCGTCTGATAAAGATATAAACCCTGAGCTATTAGGAAAAATAAAGTCTTCAGGTATAAAAACTGAAATCTTCAAACAGGAATATTCAGTGGAAGGAACTAAAAAATTAATTGAGCAGGTAGCAAAAGCTATTGGCAACACAGATTATCAGAAACTGAATGATAAAATCGATGCGGATCTGAAACAGGTTCAGCCGATTGCTAAAAAACCTAAAGTACTGTTTATTTATGCAAGAGGAAATATGCTGATGGTTTCCGGTACGAAGACACCAATGGATGCTTTGATCGGTCTTGCAGGCGGACAAAATGCAGTTACGGAATTTGAAGATTTCAAACCGCTGACCCCTGAGGCTGTAGTAAAAGCTAATCCGGATGTATTATTCTTTTTCTCATCAGGTTTACAGGGTGCAGGAGGAAACGAAGGAGCGCTTAAAATGCCAGGTGTTTCTCAAACAAATGCCGGCAAGAATAAAAAGATCATTGCTATGGACGGAGGACTTGTTTCAGGATTCGGACCAAGATTAGGAGAGGCTGCAGTAGGATTAAATAAGTTATTAATTGAAAACACAAAGTAA
- a CDS encoding iron ABC transporter permease, whose amino-acid sequence MKTQSKLYFYLSISAILLAIIAVWSLSTGVYNFNGASPYKVLWEVVKGNENISPSDTYVIWDVRAARIVMAILIGSMLAVSGTGLQGLFKNPLATGDLIGLTSGATLLAAIAIVLGGHFKQYLPEVVQFSLVGISAFIGAFLSMMLVYRISTSGGKTNVVMMLLTGVAITAIGFSITGFLIYISKDEQLRDLTFWNLGSLAAATWTKNIVLVIVLIISYIVLIPKGKALNAMMLGEKDAQHLGINVEKLKKEIIIVVALMVGTSVAFSGTIGFVGLIVPYILRLLFKSDYTFILPLSAVCGSILLLTGDTFSRSIVEPSELPIGILTALMGGPIFIAILIKFKKSL is encoded by the coding sequence TTGAAAACACAAAGTAAACTATACTTTTATCTATCTATAAGTGCCATACTGCTTGCTATCATAGCAGTATGGTCGCTTAGTACAGGAGTTTATAATTTTAACGGAGCTTCTCCGTATAAAGTTTTGTGGGAGGTTGTAAAAGGAAATGAAAATATATCGCCTAGCGATACATACGTGATATGGGATGTCCGTGCTGCGAGAATCGTTATGGCAATCTTAATTGGAAGCATGCTGGCGGTGTCCGGAACAGGATTGCAGGGACTTTTTAAGAATCCTTTGGCGACGGGGGATCTAATAGGACTTACTTCGGGAGCAACATTACTTGCAGCCATTGCTATTGTTTTAGGAGGACATTTCAAACAGTATCTTCCTGAGGTAGTACAATTTTCACTGGTGGGTATTTCTGCTTTTATCGGGGCTTTTCTATCCATGATGCTGGTATACAGGATTTCTACCAGCGGAGGTAAAACAAACGTGGTAATGATGTTGCTAACCGGTGTAGCTATTACGGCAATTGGTTTTTCAATTACCGGGTTTCTGATCTACATTTCAAAAGATGAACAATTGAGAGATCTTACTTTCTGGAATCTTGGGAGCTTGGCTGCAGCCACCTGGACAAAAAATATTGTTTTAGTCATTGTTTTGATTATCTCATATATCGTTTTAATCCCAAAAGGAAAAGCATTAAATGCCATGATGTTGGGTGAAAAAGATGCACAGCACTTAGGGATCAATGTAGAAAAACTTAAAAAAGAAATCATTATTGTCGTAGCGTTAATGGTGGGAACTTCGGTGGCATTTTCTGGAACGATTGGTTTTGTAGGTCTTATTGTACCTTATATTTTAAGGCTTTTGTTCAAATCGGATTATACCTTTATATTACCGTTGTCAGCTGTTTGCGGAAGTATTTTGCTGTTGACCGGCGATACATTCAGCAGAAGTATTGTGGAGCCTTCGGAATTGCCAATCGGTATCCTCACGGCATTAATGGGAGGGCCGATTTTTATAGCCATTTTAATTAAATTTAAAAAATCACTCTAA
- a CDS encoding heme ABC transporter ATP-binding protein, whose protein sequence is MIKAHQISYKHKEFHILDGVDVSLEYGEFLAIVGPNGAGKSSLLSVLANEVKSAKQKVLFKNKPVNEWNVVELSRHKAKFSQHNSNDIPLEVKDVVMMGRYPYFDAQPRKEDLEAMNNMMYETDVFHLKDREYNTLSGGEKQRVHLSRVLAQLQNDIAHKLLFLDEPLNNLDVKHQYKALEIMKSFTKQANSAVVVLHDLNLAAQYADKILLMKSGRVSAYGTPQEVFTAENITKAYNFPCTICEHPITNNPMIIFG, encoded by the coding sequence ATGATAAAGGCGCATCAGATCAGCTATAAACACAAAGAATTTCATATTCTGGATGGAGTGGACGTATCATTGGAATATGGTGAGTTTTTAGCTATTGTAGGACCCAATGGAGCTGGAAAATCAAGTTTATTAAGTGTTCTGGCCAACGAGGTGAAATCCGCAAAGCAAAAAGTTTTGTTTAAAAACAAACCTGTTAACGAATGGAATGTGGTTGAGCTTTCCAGGCATAAGGCTAAATTCTCCCAGCACAACAGCAATGATATTCCTTTGGAAGTAAAAGATGTTGTGATGATGGGGCGTTATCCCTATTTTGATGCGCAGCCGAGAAAAGAGGATCTGGAAGCCATGAACAATATGATGTATGAAACAGATGTTTTTCATCTGAAAGACCGTGAATACAATACCCTGTCCGGAGGGGAAAAGCAGAGAGTACATCTTTCACGGGTACTGGCACAGCTACAGAATGATATTGCCCACAAACTACTGTTCCTTGATGAACCACTCAATAACCTTGATGTTAAACATCAATACAAGGCATTGGAGATCATGAAGAGTTTTACAAAACAAGCAAACAGTGCTGTTGTGGTTTTACATGATTTAAATCTGGCCGCTCAGTACGCCGATAAGATATTACTCATGAAATCGGGAAGGGTTTCAGCTTATGGAACACCACAGGAAGTTTTTACTGCCGAAAATATAACTAAGGCATACAACTTTCCCTGTACCATCTGCGAGCATCCTATTACTAATAACCCAATGATCATTTTTGGATAA
- a CDS encoding class I SAM-dependent methyltransferase encodes MQKDELKILAQNLANPQGEKGIEIGEMMNATNISMTLESIKTLLIEDNESILEIGHGNAGHLKNILSRAQNLKYTGVDISETMYNEARKMNKDFEGQADFILYEGQKLPFEDRVFDKVFTVNTVYFWEEPVAFLNEIYRVLKDDGTFVLTFGQRRFMETLPFTEYNFTMYSNNEMEELISRSHFKRMKISEKEEDIPSKSGAETIHRIYTVLTIKK; translated from the coding sequence ATGCAAAAAGATGAACTTAAAATACTCGCTCAAAACTTAGCCAATCCACAGGGAGAAAAAGGCATTGAGATAGGCGAGATGATGAATGCAACCAATATCAGCATGACCTTGGAAAGCATCAAAACACTTTTGATAGAAGATAATGAATCTATCCTTGAAATAGGACACGGAAATGCGGGGCATCTGAAAAATATCCTGAGCAGAGCTCAAAATCTGAAATATACAGGGGTTGACATTTCCGAAACAATGTATAATGAGGCCCGGAAAATGAATAAAGACTTTGAAGGTCAGGCGGATTTTATATTGTACGAGGGACAAAAGCTCCCTTTTGAAGATAGGGTTTTTGATAAGGTTTTCACTGTTAATACGGTTTATTTCTGGGAAGAGCCGGTGGCATTCCTGAATGAAATTTACAGGGTTTTGAAGGATGACGGGACTTTCGTACTCACCTTCGGGCAGCGAAGATTCATGGAAACCCTACCGTTTACAGAATACAACTTTACCATGTACAGCAATAATGAAATGGAAGAACTTATCTCAAGGAGCCATTTCAAAAGAATGAAAATTTCGGAGAAAGAGGAGGATATCCCAAGTAAATCCGGAGCTGAAACCATACATAGAATTTATACAGTTTTAACCATAAAAAAATAA
- a CDS encoding hemin-degrading factor, whose protein sequence is MSTLVNELREKWDALKEENPHLRIRNAALQLGVSEADLLVTNIGEGVTVLKPEFQNILTDVEQLGKVMALTRNDECVHERKGIYQNGDFSSPHAQLFVGEDIDLRIFLNSWKFAFAVVEGDKKSLQFFGKDGLALHKIYLTKDSDEKAFDAIVEKYKAEDQNGVFSFEAIAPKPAEKPDSEIDAEAFKKAWVELKDTHDFFMMTRKFGVSRTQALRLAPEGYAKKIDNAKVVNVLEDASEKNVPIMVFVGNRGIIQIHTGHVKKTLWHQQWFNVMDPDFNLHLDVTKIEEAWIVKKPTEDGEVTAIEIFNKEGDFIVQFFGKRKPGIPELQEWKDLVAELEK, encoded by the coding sequence ATGAGCACATTAGTTAACGAATTAAGAGAAAAGTGGGACGCTCTAAAAGAAGAAAATCCACATTTAAGAATAAGAAATGCGGCTTTACAGTTAGGTGTAAGCGAAGCTGATCTATTAGTGACTAATATCGGTGAAGGGGTAACCGTTCTGAAACCGGAATTTCAAAATATTTTAACTGATGTTGAGCAATTGGGTAAGGTGATGGCTCTTACCCGTAATGACGAATGTGTACACGAGAGAAAAGGAATTTACCAGAACGGTGACTTCAGCAGCCCTCATGCACAGCTTTTCGTGGGAGAAGATATTGATCTCAGGATCTTCCTGAACTCCTGGAAGTTTGCTTTTGCAGTTGTGGAAGGAGATAAAAAAAGCCTTCAGTTTTTCGGAAAAGACGGTTTAGCTCTTCACAAGATCTACCTGACAAAAGATAGCGACGAAAAGGCTTTTGATGCAATCGTTGAAAAATATAAGGCCGAAGATCAGAACGGAGTGTTCTCTTTTGAGGCTATTGCTCCGAAACCGGCAGAAAAACCGGATTCTGAAATTGATGCCGAAGCTTTCAAAAAAGCATGGGTTGAATTGAAAGATACCCATGATTTTTTCATGATGACAAGAAAATTCGGAGTGAGCAGAACTCAGGCTCTAAGACTGGCTCCGGAAGGTTATGCGAAGAAAATAGATAATGCTAAAGTGGTAAACGTTCTGGAGGATGCTTCCGAGAAGAATGTTCCGATTATGGTTTTCGTTGGAAACAGAGGAATTATTCAGATCCATACCGGTCATGTGAAAAAGACGCTTTGGCACCAGCAGTGGTTCAACGTAATGGATCCTGATTTTAACCTGCATCTGGATGTTACCAAGATTGAAGAAGCATGGATCGTAAAAAAGCCAACTGAAGACGGTGAAGTAACGGCTATTGAAATTTTCAATAAGGAAGGTGATTTTATCGTTCAGTTTTTTGGAAAAAGAAAACCTGGCATTCCTGAACTGCAAGAGTGGAAAGACCTTGTAGCAGAATTAGAAAAGTAA